Within Porites lutea chromosome 2, jaPorLute2.1, whole genome shotgun sequence, the genomic segment TGGAGAAGACCAATTTGACAGCCAACTGTTTGCAGGTGACCAGTTAACAGTTGAAAGAGCCACCAATGTGGTAGCTTCTGTTAGTAATGGCTATTCTGCAAAGGACAGACTGGAAGGAATAAATCTACAGTTAGGAGACTGGCATGCAGCAGTCAAAATATTAGATGTAAGTTGTTTGTGTATGTATTAAGTGTAATATGCATTGAAaaggaatgaatgaataaacatAAAATAGAAAGTATGAAAATGGCAGACACTAATTGGACGACACCACAACACATTTTCAAGTACAAATGCAGAGGTTCAAACAAAGACCCTATTAAATCATACAGATCTCCTTTAAGTGCATAGAAATCACATACTATTTATTGTTCTAAGTCTTTgcttagttatttatttttattttttcttagttGATCTATCGCCGCTTCTACTCATGTAAATCAGATGTTGATCAATGTACATTGCACTCAGACAGATCTCTGATTAACCGACGTAACGTTACCCATGATCCACATTCCAACTACCGTGCAGATAGAGACTTTTTCCTACTTATTTTGAAATCACGAGTTGTTGCGGCAGCCATGAATGCTCTTGGTTTGGAACACAAAAACAGCACACCGACCTGTTTTACCATCCCCGAAGATATCTCTTCACTCTCTAAGCTAAAAAAACTTGACATTCTCCATGAAGCTGCTGGCATTGTTGTGGACAAGTTTGTATTCAAAGGAGATGGCCTCAGCAGCATGATCAATGACATACTTACAACACAGGAAAAAGAAGACATCATAAATGGGCAAGAACTGACTGATGATGGTCGCTTCCCATGTAGATTTCAAGGCTGtccattttcatttaaatttgatgGAAAGAGCCGAAGAAAACATGAACTTACCCATAACCCACCTCCTGTTATTGAAGAAAGCACAAATTTGCTTATCACTTCAGAGAAGCCTGACATGGAAAGCACTAAGAGGGCAAAGACCTCCGATGACATGTTTAATTACAATTGTGCTATACTGACAGATGGGTTATTTTTTCTAAACTTCCTGGACGCTGTTTCCGAGGGTGATGGTCAGAGACTTATGAGACAATACAAATTACTGCTGCTTTATTGTAAAGCAGATGGTCAGCATAGCACAAAATATGCCCTGGAGAGCCTATATCAGTTCTTTTTGATCTTTGCCCTACTTTCCCCTAGAGATGCTGAACGATTTGTATGGAACAGAACTGTTAATAATGGTGGAGGAAAGGGAAAAAACATAGCTCTTGACCTTGACCAGGAACACAGCAACAACTACTTGAAACAAGCAATTAAGAACTTGGGGCCAAATTTTAATGAGC encodes:
- the LOC140927179 gene encoding uncharacterized protein; the encoded protein is MSVKSRKTPLGIIFKDENINEDMLSILQEFHAYLPQTGEDQFDSQLFAGDQLTVERATNVVASVSNGYSAKDRLEGINLQLGDWHAAVKILDLIYRRFYSCKSDVDQCTLHSDRSLINRRNVTHDPHSNYRADRDFFLLILKSRVVAAAMNALGLEHKNSTPTCFTIPEDISSLSKLKKLDILHEAAGIVVDKFVFKGDGLSSMINDILTTQEKEDIINGQELTDDGRFPCRFQGCPFSFKFDGKSRRKHELTHNPPPVIEESTNLLITSEKPDMESTKRAKTSDDMFNYNCAILTDGLFFLNFLDAVSEGDGQRLMRQYKLLLLYCKADGQHSTKYALESLYQFFLIFALLSPRDAERFVWNRTVNNGGGKGKNIALDLDQEHSNNYLKQAIKNLGPNFNEQSVSRICRAEKGTRNLVQTMDRNLQRHSDSGKHSSVSLDRDLSELVKRVVNNRALEELPARQYRHFCSFERNPFKNVEASSIYKWINGHKKNVKIGIKAR